The Ostrea edulis chromosome 1, xbOstEdul1.1, whole genome shotgun sequence genomic sequence tttaatttatatttaatcTGAAAAGCATTACATTATGGTTCAACAGTTATTACCAATGAGAAAGCAAACGTTGATTATAAGTTTATTTATTTGTCCTAATTTAGAATTAACAAGAgatactgtgagcaatgctcactaagaatacccccaacttaccccaatctcccaaagggtgttggtaataggtataaactacctcttttctgagtgtaaaaaacaaatggcatgacaaaccgaaccatattgctacttcgatgtccagtgcgcatgacctttgaccttttgaccccaaaatcgatagggaacatcttcatcccatgggtagtccatatgtatgatatggtgactgtaggtggaaaggataatgctttagagtccggaaaccacattgctactttaatgtccagtgcgcgtgacctttgaccttttgaccccaaaatcgatagggaacatcttcatcccatgggtagtccatatctatgatatggtgactgtaggtggaaaggacaacgctttagagcccggaaaccatattgctacttcgatgtccagtgtgcttgacctttgaccccaaaatcgatagggaacatcttcatcccatgggtagtccatatatatgatatggtgacggtaggtggaaaggataatgctttagagcccggaaaccattgcgtctacagacggacggacagacagacggacaacccgattccagtatacccccacaacttgttgcggggggtataattacaaAGAAATCGTAGGTTGAACTAAGGCTATAATTagttattttgaaacatatttacattattttgtgCAAGATCTTTTATTCAGCATCTTTTATTTTCTAGCTGccattaaaagatattttacatcCAAAAAGGATGCCAACAATAGGCACAATAAGAATAAAGAAGAATTAAATAAAAAGAGGCAAGCAACatatgaaagaaagaaagaggtAAACTTGAAAGTCAATTTAGCTCAGTAATCATACAGTTTTACTTAAAGCTCATCTTAGAACATTGTTATTGATTTTGATGACACTGGATGAAGATTATCGAAATGGTTTAGGTCACTTGAGGAAAGAAAAGGAAGTTGATGAAAGGGTGTCTATATGAGTACTTGATTGTGTGcccatgtatttaaaaatatattcaaaacaaatgTTTCATTCAAGTGATTTGGGTAAATATGGAAGGTAActgcaattatttttttcctttaatttaaaacatatctttttggACAGAAATTGAAGAGGAGACTTGTTGCGGTAGAGAAGAAGACGAGATGGTCCGAGGAGAAGAAAAATAAAGTTAGAACATTTTTCCAGCTACCAAATGCTCACAAATATATGAGCAGTGATGAGGAGGGAGATGATGGTTTTGTGTCCCATCCATATTCCTGGGAGAGTGAGGAATTACAGAAAGTTAAAGGAAGTCTggacaaaaaatatttagagacaTGTCCTCCACGTAGCAAGAGGTTATTGTCCAAAAAAGTAGGGGGTCTCTAAGACAAGAAGAGCCTCCtaaattgaacattattcaTGCATGGACTTTAAACATGTGGATTGCATGTTAAAATATGTTCttaacatgtaatattttttttattttttgactatgTGATGCATATGCAATTTCTTTTTTGTAACACCACTTTTTCATTTGTACACATGTTTAGTCTTTGAATCTGAAGTGCCACAGGGACCTGTATTGGGaccattgttgtttttatatatatgtgttaatgATATTGCAGATATACAGATTATTTGCGGATGAAAGTTATCTGCAGTAGTCATTCAAATCTATTAAATTTTTCGAAGACAATTTCAATTATGATCTTTAGGTTCAGAAAATGACCTTTGTagttcaattcttttaaaacaaaattcaagataatgcattctatcataaaatatatcaaaaatattttgttatgcaTTGCAGcatgtttgaaatatcaatgatttattgtgttcaatttgttttatattgttatagATGTTCATGTATATTAACCACCGTTATTGTGGTATATAATCATACATTTgtgaaaaatagaaattaataaattgactattgatatttaaatatgCAGCTTTTGTTATCTCAACAGATCATTTAAAACGTGATTCTACAAGAAATGTCTTGTACTAAGATATGAACTCCTCATTCACAATATATACTTTTGTATAAAGAAATTTATTGCAATTTGATAAAATCTGAAAAGGGGAGTATACAGATTTCCATATTGATGGTAAAAATTACACacctttaaatttgattaaatatgCTCTTTATTAAAAATTACTTAAATTAAAGTCATTGGTAAATACGACCTTTTActttttgtaaacataaatttactttcgtaaatattatatttaagttcttgtaaattcattgaaaaagacAACCTTTAAATTTTTGTAAAGTTGCATTTACTTGAGCAAATATGGTCTTTAATTTTTTCGTAAAGGTATTGTAAATTGGGCCATTACAAAAATTTACTTCCCAGTAAAGGTAATTAAAGACCATATTTACCACCTTTTTCTTATTTAAGTAAATGTGATTAAATACACTTAAAGCTATTGTAAATAAAGTATTTACAATATCTTTACTCCCTTTGTAAAGGCAGTTTTTCAAGCAGTGATGGTAGAGTTATTTTTATTGCTATCATCAACAGGATCAATGTAATGCAAAGAAAGAAGTTCACAGTTCAGGTTCATTGTAGATATTTTCTTCCACTCTCATATAACATTGAAAGGTTGTATCAGCAACAGGCCTGCTTTCTCCCAGATAAAATGCATGGGTAGTCGCATTCGTCACTCACTgtctaaaataaatacataattcattattttctgATCAGCAGTTTATAacgtaattttaaaatctgaatGTCGTTAAATTTGATTTGTTTGACTGGTCTACTCTCGCTTTAGATTCAAAGAGACAACATTAGTTAGTCTCCTTCCTTTCATCTATATTGATTTTGTTCtaaatatatgcaaaaataagcaatcataaaatttaaaatgtcatTACAGATGTTTAATCTTGAgattttgcaacagtttgcttAGGTCCTTCAATGTTTATCTGAACTTAATAATTAACatgatatatgaattttcttcatCTTGAAGTACAGctcaaaaattcaaaatatgtgattgcagcttctccatcgtcaactttccatagtTATATACCAAAATGtcattatcgcctgcatatgatgtttatgtctttcaactgaaTCGATACACAAGATATAAGTATCGAATCACTTGAGAGATATAACCACCATAttcagatgataatggaatattgctacatagatatggaaagttgacgatggagaagctgaactcatCCCGCTTGTCgtaaagctgagttgttagtttgccgttaatatctactttcaataaaatatctaagtatgaagcagaagtggaggactctgtgTGTCCTTTACTTGGAGTTCACAGGAATACATCgattcgacatatgaatgatatattacttgaaatatgtttggacTTTCATCCTCTAATTAATTCAGTTGTAAATCTTTTACCAAATACTATCAAACTATCTTTCTATTTTCGaagtatttaattttatattacaCGGTCACAGTATAAATTTGAATTGAAACGAAGAACGTaggacaaaaatatttcactgtTGTGTATGTGATACATGAACATCATTATTGAAGATTTCGATTATCAAAACGCAATTATTTaccaatttgcaaacatttgcTTTGAATACAATACACTTATCAAGCAttcagttgattgattgatgttttctgtcacactcaacaatttttcagttatctggtggggCCGAgt encodes the following:
- the LOC125656018 gene encoding uncharacterized protein LOC125656018, whose translation is MELRYSKRFMDEENVPLTVFMRHSVQAIAPDERIDVIDAAIKRYFTSKKDANNRHNKNKEELNKKRQATYERKKEKLKRRLVAVEKKTRWSEEKKNKVRTFFQLPNAHKYMSSDEEGDDGFVSHPYSWESEELQKVKGSLDKKYLETCPPRSKRLLSKKVGGL